In the Deltaproteobacteria bacterium genome, one interval contains:
- a CDS encoding retropepsin-like domain-containing protein — translation MKIYKLEKHGRLLMTRSFVEGENGKAYPKLLIDTGSAYTILSQEMLEAIGSSPATAAKRQRIITGSGYEIVPVVQVDSFSCFGKTMKDFSVLGHTLPIGVYVDGLLGMDFLSGFEVEIRTKSGEIVVR, via the coding sequence GTGAAGATTTATAAGCTGGAAAAACATGGTCGGCTGCTGATGACAAGGTCTTTTGTAGAGGGAGAAAACGGCAAGGCATACCCAAAACTACTGATAGACACAGGTTCCGCGTATACAATCTTGTCCCAGGAGATGTTGGAGGCCATTGGTTCCAGTCCGGCAACTGCTGCAAAGAGACAGCGAATAATTACAGGAAGCGGATATGAGATAGTTCCGGTTGTCCAAGTTGATAGCTTTAGTTGTTTTGGAAAGACTATGAAAGACTTCAGCGTTCTGGGGCATACGCTGCCGATCGGGGTCTATGTCGACGGGCTTTTAGGAATGGATTTTTTGAGCGGCTTTGAAGTGGAGATAAGGACTAAAAGCGGGGAGATAGTTGTCAGGTAG